From Coffea arabica cultivar ET-39 chromosome 2e, Coffea Arabica ET-39 HiFi, whole genome shotgun sequence, the proteins below share one genomic window:
- the LOC140036111 gene encoding uncharacterized protein — MGEQVRGRRWEAPQAGWIKLNTDAALDQKSNKAGWGVVARNSLGELVGAWARPIDGCAEAQVEEALAIREAVVIAKRMGWRKVVLESDCKIVVDKINAREEAVSIATIQWDIWRLMKDFDKCCCSFTRRSNNYVSHYLAKFAITLIDVAEWKLSFLAWLLELAQADVQEQLL; from the coding sequence ATGGGAGAGCAGGTGAGGGGCAGGAGGTGGGAAGCACCGCAAGCTGGCTGGATTAAGCTCAATACGGATGCAGCTTTGGACCAAAAGAGCAACAAGGCAGGGTGGGGTGTAGTTGCCAGAAATAGCTTAGGGGAATTGGTAGGCGCATGGGCAAGACCAATTGATGGTTGTGCTGAGGCACAGGTGGAGGAAGCTTTAGCAATACGAGAAGCTGTGGTCATAGCTAAACGAATGGGATGGAGGAAAGTGGTGCTGGAATCGGATTGTAAGATAGTTGTGGACAAAATCAATGCAAGGGAGGAGGCAGTCAGTATAGCCACAATTCAGTGGGATATCTGGAGGTTGATGAAAGATTTTGACAAATGTTGCTGTTCCTTTACTAGAAGGAGCAACAACTATGTAAGTCATTACTTAGCAAAGTTTGCTATAACACTTATTGATGTAGCTGAATGGAAGCTTAGCTTCCTAGCGTGGTTGCTTGAGTTAGCTCAAGCTGATGTACAGGAGCAGTTGCTCTGA